One genomic region from Siniperca chuatsi isolate FFG_IHB_CAS linkage group LG18, ASM2008510v1, whole genome shotgun sequence encodes:
- the tnca gene encoding tenascin isoform X4: MGTRGLLGCLLLTALLSLSNAGLVKKILRHRRQTLASPEEQNITLPGANQPVVFNHVYNINVPASSLCSVNLDAPESMQLHPTDAAVSSGHHSTEHTVDGENQIIFTHRINIPRQACGCTDDMPGLKDLMSRLEMLEGEVSALRDQCSGDGACCSAQVTGEVGTKPYCNGHGNYSTETCGCVCQPGWKGPNCTEPECPTNCQARGRCVNGKCECFQGFTGEDCALEVCPVDCGAHGQCVGGICICSDGFFGEDCSQTKCLNNCRGRGRCEDGDCACDEPWTGFDCSELICPKDCYDRGRCVNGTCYCDEGYTGEDCGDRTCPNNCHGNGFCVDGQCVCTAGYSGEDCAQITCLNDCNGRGTCFNGMCICDTGYQGEDCSQLACLNNCNHRGQCVNGQCACDVGFQGDDCAELSCPSNCLHRGRCVNGQCVCEEGFAGEACSIRTCPSNCYGRGECIEGRCVCHAGFTGKDCGELSCPNNCQNRGRCIDGQCVCDEGFSGEDCSQKACPNDCLTQGYCDDGKCICQEGYSGDDCSVLACPHNCNNRGRCINGKCTCDSGYQGESCVELSCLNNCQDKGRCVNGQCVCDEGYIGKDCSEVSPPKDLTVGEVTSDTVDLSWNNEMLVMQYLVTYVPTSPGGLHQEFTVPGDKTAATVKELEPGIEYQINVYAVLSNKRSVPVSARVATDLPQPEGLRFKSVRETSVEVMWDQLDIPFDGWEIYFRNTKEENGKVVSTLPPSQNQFFQSGLGPGQEYEVSINIIKNNTRGPQTSEKVTTKIDGPRQVEVKDVTDSSALVSWSQPVAPMGRVTMFYGPSSDPSDETSVEIFPPDKQYSIDGLRPDTEYKVSLISRSGDITSDPVTATFITALDAPTDLQAVSQTEDSITLEWTNSQADVGSYRVKYSPISGATHGEELFPRGPGDTTKATITGLKPGTEYGIGVTAVKNEMESLPATTNAATDIDPPRDFEKVESTETSLTLRWQKPRAKVGAYRLVYVSKDGQVEEVEIPATATSYGLSNLTPGMSYTITLTAERGHKRSTPVTLPASTASFTFYLADSDDRELTTPTGSEDNVISFVYLDPSESQFSGTEPEDELGTLTISGITPDGFDLSWKLKAHSVYDSFAVEYNDTLQLWDVREVRLPGDATGSRIQGLKASTEYQIKLYGITSSQRSALLEAVALTAPKPTSPDVLVLSIKDAPTTPQPALDIEAVQNPHPLRPLNTEAPSTSDTGVMSSRAEPESSSLNVLGDLTVNVTSSSVSLAWLAPDQAFDNFLVELSAPSGETQAHVTTLPGSVRKAEIEGLSPSTHYDITLQGLVEGKRSLPLKGFATTEELKPMVMNLTISDITWDGFTASWSPTGGEYGSFVIEVTNLENFAESQNLTLSGDAFSLGISGLNPNTSYMVGLFGMYQGSFLEPVYTEATTVNQPVVGKLYISNLTSESFSIFWNGTEGEFDGFILEIIDSDWLMEPKEYNMSNNVKSHDVTGLRPSTDYIAYLYGTYKGSRTSAVSIVASTAEEPDLSRLVVSNITSDRFSLSWRTGEKAFDNFIVEVRESALPSQAMGRALPGDVRSTVMAGLKASTSYNIKLYASAGGQNTQPLFDVTTTEDVPQLGPIAASSVSPHNLSLTWSTVSGHFDGFVIRVSDPEQQSDTLEFRLPGEARNITISNLMDATGYDIELYGISHGRHTPSVLAHAITGLSTPRGLHFSEVTDSSAIVHWSVPRSPVDNYRIIYVPFEGGSPMAVTVDGSVFEALLPNMIPGKTYQVTVRSVKGLEESDPSTDTVTTALDRPQGLTAVNVTDTSALLLWQPSVATVDGYVITYSADSVSPVVEHVSGNIVEFEMGSLVPGTHYTVGVHAMKEAQKSDSAVTEFTTEVDPPRDLTAINIQTDSATLTWKPPQVAVTGYTLTFSSADGIIREVVLSPTASSYSMAQLTGSTEYNVRLQAIAGAQRSRHVRTVFTTIGQLYRRPKDCAQILLNGETTSGLYTIYVGGEESQPIKVYCDMTTDGGGWMVFLRRQNGKLEFYRNWKNYTAGFGNMNDEFWLGLSNLHKITNSGHYELRVDLRDNGESAYAQYDKLTIAEPRTRYKVYIGAYSGTAGDSMTYHQGRPFSTFDNDNDIAVTNCALSYKGAFWYKNCHRVNLMGKYGDNSHSKGINWFHWKGHEHSIEFAEMKIRPANFRNFESRKKRS, from the exons ATGGGTACAAGAGGCCTTCTGGGCTGCCTTCTCCTGACTGCTTTGCTCAGCTTATCAAACGCTGGGCTCGTGAAGAAAATCCTACGGCATCGGCGACAGACTCTGGCATCCCCCGAAGAACAAAACATCACCCTCCCCGGTGCAAACCAACCTGTGGTTTTCAACCACGTCTATAACATCAATGTTCCTGCCAGTTCCCTGTGCTCAGTGAACCTTGACGCTCCAGAGAGCATGCAGCTCCATCCCACAGATGCAGCAGTCTCTTCGGGCCATCACTCCACTGAGCACACAGTCGATGGGGAGAACCAGATCATCTTCACCCACCGCATCAACATACCTCGGCAGGCCTGCGGTTGTACCGACGACATGCCCGGCCTGAAAGACCTCATGAGCCGGTTGGAGATGCTTGAGGGAGAAGTTTCAGCATTGAGAGATCAGTGCAGCGGTGACGGGGCCTGCTGCAGTGCACAGGTCACAG GTGAGGTGGGAACTAAACCTTACTGCAACGGTCATGGAAACTACAGCACTGAAACCTGCGGCTGCGTTTGTCAGCCTGGCTGGAAGGGACCCAACTGCACTGAACCCGAGTGTCCCACTAACTGTCAGGCCCGGGGCCGCTGCGTTAACGGAAAGTGTGAGTGCTTCCAGGGCTTCACCGGAGAAGACTGCGCACTCGAGGTCTGCCCTGTGGACTGCGGAGCGCACGGCCAGTGTGTGGGCGGTATTTGCATCTGCTCTGATGGTTTCTTTGGCGAAGACTGCTCTCAAACCAAGTGCCTCAACAACTGCCGCGGCCGCGGCCGCTGTGAAGACGGAGACTGCGCTTGTGACGAACCCTGGACTGGATTCGACTGCTCTGAACTCATCTGCCCCAAAGACTGCTACGACCGTGGACGCTGTGTGAATGGCACCTGCTACTGCGATGAGGGATACACCGGGGAGGACTGTGGAGATCGCACCTGTCCCAACAACTGCCATGGTAACGGCTTCTGTGTAGATGGCCAGTGCGTCTGCACCGCCGGCTACAGTGGAGAAGACTGCGCTCAGATCACCTGCCTCAACGACTGTAACGGCAGAGGCACGTGCTTCAACGGGATGTGTATCTGTGACACGGGCTACCAAGGCGAAGACTGCAGCCAGTTAGCATGTCTGAACAACTGTAACCACAGAGGCCAGTGCGTAAATGGACAGTGTGCCTGCGATGTCGGTTTCCAGGGAGACGATTGCGCAGAGCTTTCCTGTCCAAGCAACTGCCTGCACAGGGGCCGCTGTGTTAACGGCCAGTGTGTCTGCGAGGAAGGCTTCGCTGGTGAGGCCTGCAGCATCAGGACCTGCCCCTCTAACTGCTATGGACGCGGCGAGTGTATTGAGGGACGTTGCGTGTGTCATGCGGGTTTCACCGGCAAGGACTGCGGTGAACTGAGCTGCCCTAACAACTGTCAAAACCGTGGCCGGTGCATCGATGGGCAGTGTGTCTGTGACGAAGGCTTCTCTGGTGAAGACTGCAGTCAGAAAGCTTGCCCCAACGACTGCCTGACCCAGGGTTACTGTGACGATGGCAAGTGCATCTGTCAGGAAGGCTACTCGGGAGATGACTGCTCTGTGCTCGCCTGTCCACATAACTGCAACAACAGGGGGCGCTGCATCAATGGAAAGTGCACATGTGATAGTGGATATCAAGGAGAAAGCTGTGTGGAGCTGAGCTGTCTCAACAACTGCCAGGACAAAGGCCGCTGCGTGAATGGTCAGTGCGTCTGTGATGAGGGATACATTGGAAAAGACTGCTCAGAAG TGTCTCCTCCAAAGGATCTTACCGTAGGCGAGGTCACCTCAGACACGGTGGACCTGTCCTGGAACAACGAGATGTTGGTGATGCAGTACCTGGTGACATATGTGCCCACCAGTCCTGGTGGTCTTCATCAGGAGTTCACTGTGCCTGGAGACAAAACTGCTGCCACTGTGAAAGAGCTTGAACCTGGCATTGAATACCAGATCAATGTCTACGCTGTTCTGAGCAACAAGAGGAGTGTCCCTGTCAGTGCGAGGGTGGCCACAG ACCTTCCACAGCCAGAGGGTTTAAGATTCAAATCAGTGAGAGAGACCTCAGTGGAGGTAATGTGGGACCAGCTGGACATTCCCTTTGATGGCTGGGAGATCTATTTCCGCAACACG aaagaagaaaatggaaaagtcGTGAGCACCCTTCCACCCTCTCAAAACCAGTTTTTCCAGTCAGGCCTTGGACCAGGACAGGAGTATGAAGTCTCCATCAACATCATCAAGAACAACACCAGAGGACCCCAAACATCTGAAAAAGTCACTACCA AGATTGACGGCCCCCGGCAGGTGGAGGTGAAGGATGTGACGGACTCCTCAGCTCTGGTCAGCTGGTCTCAGCCGGTGGCTCCTATGGGCAGAGTCACCATGTTTTACGGGCCCAGCTCCGACCCCTCAGATGAAACCAGTGTGGAGATCTTCCCTCCAGACAAGCAGTACAGCATTGACGGTCTGAGGCCAGACACTGAGTACAAGGTGTCGCTCATCTCCAGGAGTGGAGACATCACCAGTGACCCCGTCACCGCCACATTCATTACAG CCCTGGATGCCCCCACGGACCTTCAGGCTGTGTCCCAGACAGAGGACAGCATCACTCTGGAGTGGACTAACAGTCAAGCTGATGTTGGCAGCTATAGGGTGAAATACAGTCCCATCTCTGGAGCAACTCATGGTGAGGAACTGTTCCCACGAGGACCAGGAGACACCACAAAAGCTACTATCACTG GGCTAAAGCCAGGGACAGAGTATGGGATTGGTGTGACTGCCGTGAAGAATGAGATGGAGAGCCTCCCTGCTACTACAAATGCAGCAACTG ATATCGATCCTCCCAGAGACTTCGAAAAAGTCGAGTCCACAGAGACCTCCCTCACCTTGAGgtggcagaaacctcgggccaAGGTTGGCGCCTACAGGCTGGTGTACGTCTCCAAAGATGGCCAGGTTGAGGAGGTGGAGATCCCAGCCACAGCGACTAGCTATGGCTTGTCCAACCTGACTCCTGGAATGAGCTACACCATCACTTTGACTGCAGAGAGGGGTCACAAGAGGAGCACACCTGTCACCCTTCCTGCATCTACAG CctctttcacattttatttagctGACTCAGACGACCGTGAGCTAACGACTCCTACAGGCTCGGAGGAcaatgtcattagctttgtgTATTTAGACCCCTCTGAGTCCCAATTTTCTGGGACGGAGCCTGAGGATGAGCTTGGAACGCTGACTATCTCAGGCATCACGCCTGATGGATTTGACCTCTCGTGGAAACTAAAGGCTCACAGTGTCTATGATAGTTTCGCAGTAGAATATAATGACACTCTGCAATTATGGGATGTAAGAGAGGTCCGACTTCCTGGTGATGCCACTGGCTCTAGAATCCAAGGCCTGAAGGCATCGACAGAATATCAAATAAAACTTTATGGAATAACCAGTAGCCAGAGATCTGCGCTACTTGAAGCTGTTGCACTTACAG CACCCAAGCCTACCTCTCCAGATGTACTTGTGCTGAGCATCAAAGATGCCCCAACAACCCCACAGCCTGCTCTGGATATTGAAGCAGTTCAAAACCCACATCCCCTCCGTCCTCTGAACACTGAGGCTCCTTCCACTTCTGATACTGGTGTGATGAGCTCCAGGGCTGAGCCTGAAAGCTCAAGCCTGAACGTATTGGGGGACCTCACAGTCAATGTTACCTCCTCTAGTGTAAGCCTGGCTTGGTTGGCGCCTGACCAGGCGTTTGATAACTTTTTGGTGGAGCTCAGTGCTCCGTCAGGGGAGACACAAGCTCATGTGACCACACTACCAGGAAGTGTGAGAAAGGCTGAAATAGAGGGTTTGTCCCCGTCTACACACTATGATATTACGTTGCAAGGGCTGGTGGAAGGGAAGCGATCTTTACCTCTCAAAGGTTTTGCTACTACAG AGGAGCTGAAGCCCATGGTGATGAACCTCACCATCTCTGACATTACATGGGACGGCTTCACTGCGTCCTGGAGCCCCACGGGTGGGGAATATGGCAGCTTTGTCATTGAGGTAACAAACTTGGAGAATTTCGCAGAGAGCCAGAACCTCACTCTCTCTGGAGACGCTTTCAGCCTGGGCATCTCCGGGCTTAATCCCAACACCAGCTACATGGTTGGCCTGTTTGGGATGTATCAGGGCTCCTTCCTTGAACCCGTGTACACTGAAGCCACCACAG TGAATCAGCCAGTGGTTGGCAAACTATATATCTCAAACTTAACGTCAGAGAGCTTTTCAATCTTCTGGAATGGCACTGAAGGAGAATTTGATGGTTTTATCCTGGAGATAattgattctgattggctgatggagcCAAAGGAATATAACATGTCCAACAATGTAAAGTCCCATGACGTCACAGGGCTCAGGCCCAGCACTGACTATATAGCCTACCTCTATGGGACATACAAGGGATCCCGAACAAGTGCTGTCAGTATTGTTGCATCAACAG CTGAAGAGCCTGATTTgtccaggctagttgtttctaACATTACCTCAGACAGATTTTCTCTGTCGTGGCGGACAGGAGAGAAGGCTTTTGATAACTTTATAGTAGAAGTCAGAGAGTCTGCTTTGCCCTCGCAGGCAATGGGGCGCGCTCTCCCGGGAGACGTGCGTTCCACAGTCATGGCGGGGCTCAAAGCGAGCACAAGCTACAACATAAAGCTGTACGCCAGCGCTGGTGGCCAGAACACACAGCCCTTATTTGATGTAACTACAACAG aGGACGTCCCACAGTTGGGGCCCATAGCTGCTTCATCTGTGAGCCCACATAACCTCAGCTTGACCTGGAGCACTGTGTCAGGCCATTTTGATGGCTTTGTTATCCGGGTCAGTGACCCTGAGCAGCAGTCTGATACGCTGGAGTTCAGACTGCCCGGGGAAGCCCGTAACATTACGATCTCTAACCTGATGGATGCCACAGGCTATGATATTGAACTGTACGGCATCTCTCATGGGCGCCACACTCCCTCTGTGTTAGCCCACGCCATCACAG GCCTGAGCACTCCAAGGGGACTTCACTTCTCTGAAGTGACGGACTCCTCAGCCATAGTTCACTGGTCCGTGCCTCGCTCTCCAGTGGATAACTACCGTATCATCTATGTGCCCTTTGAAGGAG GAAGCCCAATGGCAGTGACTGTGGATGGCAGCGTGTTTGAGGCTTTGCTGCCCAATATGATCCCTGGCAAAACGTACCAAGTGACCGTGAGGTCTGTGAAGGGTCTGGAGGAAAGTGACCCCAGCACTGACACTGTAACCACAG CTTTGGACAGACCTCAGGGTTTAACTGCAGTTAATGTCACTGACACCTCAGCCCTGTTGCTGTGGCAGCCGTCCGTGGCCACTGTCGATGGCTACGTCATTACTTACAGTGCTGATTCAG TGTCCCCTGTGGTGGAGCATGTTTCTGGGAACATAGTGGAGTTTGAGATGGGCTCCCTGGTTCCAGGAACCCACTACACAGTTGGAGTACATGCTATGAAAGAAGCTCAGAAGAGCGACTCTGCTGTTACTGAATTCACCACCG AGGTGGACCCTCCTCGTGATCTGACAGCTATTAACATTCAGACTGACAGTGCGACTCTCACATGGAAACCTCCGCAGGTTGCTGTCACTGGTTACACACTCACCTTCTCCTCTGCTGATGGTATAATCAGG GAAGTGGTGCTAAGCCCGACAGCGTCCTCTTATAGCATGGCTCAGCTAACTGGCTCTACAGAGTACAATGTCAGACTGCAGGCCATCGCTGGGGCCCAGAGGAGTCGTCACGTGCGCACCGTCTTCACTACCA TTGGACAGTTGTACAGACGCCCTAAGGACTGTGCTCAGATTTTACTGAATGGAGAGACGACCTCTGGTCTGTACACCATCTatgtgggaggagaggagagccagCCCATCAAGGTTTACTGTGACATGACCACAGATGGCGGAGGATGGATG GTTTTCCTCAGACGCCAGAATGGAAAGCTGGAATTCTACAGGAACTGGAAGAACTACACAGCTGGCTTCGGTAACATGAATGATGAGTTCTGGCTGG GTCTCTCCAACCtccataaaatcacaaattctGGTCATTATGAGCTGCGAGTGGACTTGAGGGACAACGGGGAATCAGCCTACGCTCAGTACGACAAGCTGACGATTGCAGAGCCAAGAACACGCTATAAAGTCTACATCGGAGCGTATAGTGGAACAGCAG GTGACTCCATGACTTACCACCAGGGTCGACCCTTCTCCACCTTTGACAATGATAATGATATTGCTGTCACCAACTGCGCCTTGTCCTACAAAGGCGCCTTTTGGTATAAAAACTGTCATCGTGTCAACCTCATGGGGAAATATGGTGACAACAGTCACAGTAAG gGGATCAACTGGTTCCACTGGAAGGGCCACGAACACTCTATTGAATTTGCAGAAATGAAGATTCGGCCGGCCAACTTCAGAAATTTTGAGAGCAGAAAAAAACGATCATAG